Proteins encoded together in one Chryseobacterium sp. G0201 window:
- a CDS encoding porin family protein — MKKTALLLFALFTTLSFAQVTFNPGIRAGANFSHFTNNENQTFYWPDYQDANMNMDFKTKTDFYIGFLGNIRFAKFYALQPEINYSRQGAKFETNVNNLNGQTLSVSYLGLQLVNKFYFNKFNVLVGPTLEFVVDKKNFEPDNEIDLGITAGLGYDITKNFGVEARVKKGFVPVYSFYDNHTNVTFQAGVYYTFNMKK, encoded by the coding sequence ATGAAAAAAACGGCACTTTTACTATTTGCTTTATTTACAACTTTATCTTTTGCTCAAGTGACTTTTAACCCAGGAATCAGAGCAGGAGCCAATTTTTCTCATTTCACCAACAATGAAAATCAAACATTCTACTGGCCTGATTATCAAGATGCAAATATGAATATGGATTTTAAAACTAAAACCGATTTTTATATTGGATTTTTAGGAAATATCCGTTTTGCAAAATTTTATGCTTTACAGCCGGAAATTAATTATTCCAGACAGGGAGCAAAGTTTGAGACCAATGTTAATAACTTGAACGGACAAACACTTTCTGTTTCTTATTTGGGACTTCAATTGGTCAATAAATTTTATTTCAATAAATTCAACGTTCTTGTTGGGCCAACTTTAGAATTTGTTGTAGACAAGAAAAACTTTGAGCCGGACAACGAAATAGATTTAGGAATTACAGCCGGTTTAGGATACGATATTACAAAAAACTTTGGGGTTGAAGCGAGAGTAAAAAAAGGTTTTGTTCCTGTTTACAGCTTCTACGACAATCATACAAACGTTACTTTCCAAGCGGGCGTTTATTATACATTTAACATGAAAAAATAA
- a CDS encoding 3-hydroxyacyl-ACP dehydratase: MQTILTDFYTLQSSEKGENGRFIANISLNKDHDIFNGHFPGNPVTPGVCMMQIVKELTEEFTGAQLFLKSASNVKFMAIINPFETPDLTLQLDITENEDEVKVKNTTSFGETIALKMSVNYKKLTS, encoded by the coding sequence ATGCAGACTATTCTTACAGACTTTTACACCTTACAATCATCCGAAAAAGGAGAAAACGGACGTTTCATTGCAAATATCAGTTTAAATAAAGATCATGATATTTTTAATGGCCATTTTCCGGGAAATCCTGTCACTCCAGGAGTTTGCATGATGCAGATCGTAAAAGAACTGACTGAAGAATTTACAGGCGCACAATTATTTTTAAAATCTGCTTCAAATGTGAAATTCATGGCGATCATCAACCCGTTTGAAACGCCGGATTTAACTTTACAATTGGATATCACTGAAAACGAAGATGAAGTTAAAGTAAAGAATACCACTTCTTTTGGCGAGACTATTGCATTAAAAATGTCGGTAAACTATAAAAAATTGACATCATGA